A single genomic interval of Lentimicrobium saccharophilum harbors:
- a CDS encoding transposase: MAATNLSHLFKSLDLAEFNQRFSTAEQCLKVIADEKWRDGYVCRSCGHTNYCEGKSPFSRRCTRCKHDESATAHTIFHRCRIPITDAFEIAWMVCGSPGISSYELSRRLETRQMTCWKFKKRIMECLAEGSGLHLFEFSGKG, from the coding sequence TTGGCTGCGACAAATTTGTCACATTTATTCAAAAGTCTTGACCTTGCGGAATTTAATCAGCGGTTTTCAACGGCTGAGCAGTGTCTGAAGGTGATCGCTGACGAGAAGTGGCGTGATGGTTATGTGTGCAGGAGTTGCGGCCACACCAATTATTGCGAAGGGAAATCGCCCTTTTCGAGGCGGTGTACCAGATGTAAGCATGATGAATCGGCCACGGCCCACACCATCTTTCACCGTTGCCGCATCCCCATTACAGATGCCTTTGAAATTGCCTGGATGGTGTGCGGTTCTCCCGGTATTTCGAGTTATGAGTTATCGCGCAGGCTCGAAACCCGGCAGATGACCTGCTGGAAATTCAAAAAGCGGATCATGGAGTGTTTGGCAGAGGGCTCGGGGCTTCATTTGTTTGAATTTTCAGGAAAAGGTTAA
- the trxA gene encoding thioredoxin, with protein sequence MNKRILTIAVVASLAMFGCNQSTGNGQTTSGEPVKSATASANSEEGKVVQMNKAMFLERVFNYEKNPDTWVYEGNKPAIIDFYADWCGPCKKIAPIMAQLAEEYKDQIVIYKVDTDKERELAQVFQIRSIPSILFIPAEGQPQMTMGALPKAEFEKMIKEVLLAPKAQPASQK encoded by the coding sequence ATGAACAAACGAATTTTAACAATAGCAGTGGTTGCAAGTCTGGCCATGTTCGGATGCAACCAGTCAACAGGCAACGGACAGACTACTTCCGGGGAACCGGTTAAATCAGCAACTGCTTCAGCCAATTCAGAGGAAGGAAAAGTTGTTCAGATGAATAAGGCTATGTTTCTTGAAAGGGTGTTTAACTACGAGAAAAACCCTGACACCTGGGTTTACGAAGGCAACAAACCCGCCATCATAGATTTTTATGCCGACTGGTGCGGGCCCTGCAAGAAAATAGCCCCTATCATGGCTCAGCTTGCCGAAGAGTATAAAGACCAGATCGTAATCTACAAGGTTGACACCGACAAAGAGCGCGAACTGGCCCAGGTATTTCAGATTCGCAGCATTCCCAGCATTCTGTTCATCCCGGCCGAAGGACAGCCACAAATGACCATGGGGGCACTGCCCAAGGCTGAATTTGAAAAAATGATCAAGGAAGTCCTTTTGGCTCCCAAGGCACAGCCTGCATCACAAAAATAA
- the trxA gene encoding thioredoxin yields the protein MEHLTFETFKEKVFNFDQNQDWKFEGKLPCIIDFYADWCGPCKMVAPILDELSKEYEGKINIYKVDTEAEQELSQIFGIRSIPSMLFCPADGQPQMAQGALPKHALKQAIEDVLLKSTVS from the coding sequence ATGGAACATTTAACTTTTGAAACCTTTAAAGAAAAGGTTTTTAACTTCGATCAAAACCAGGATTGGAAATTCGAAGGAAAATTACCCTGTATCATTGACTTTTACGCCGACTGGTGCGGCCCCTGTAAAATGGTAGCCCCCATCCTTGATGAACTGTCAAAAGAATACGAAGGCAAAATCAACATATACAAGGTAGATACCGAGGCCGAGCAGGAGCTTTCCCAGATATTCGGAATCAGGAGTATACCAAGTATGTTATTCTGTCCTGCCGACGGCCAGCCCCAGATGGCGCAGGGAGCGTTGCCCAAGCATGCGCTGAAACAAGCCATCGAAGATGTGCTGCTGAAAAGCACGGTGAGCTAA
- a CDS encoding WbqC family protein, with protein sequence MIVIPPVLLPVACLPDAEYFCWLTHAPAVTIEIHETFPKQTCRNRYRIATSNGPQILSVPVNKPLGNHSPTAAVEIDRKSNWNIIHWRALESAYNKSPFFLYYRDQFEALFMQPPVLLTDFNFRLLETCIRLISTPRTFNLTERYIHEPENLYDMRGRIMSKRPGPHQWSITEFEPYIQVFSEKYAFIPNLSILDLIFNLGPETADYLKKHRPGIGHLPGS encoded by the coding sequence ATGATAGTAATTCCTCCCGTGCTTCTGCCGGTTGCCTGCCTGCCCGATGCAGAATATTTCTGCTGGCTGACCCATGCCCCCGCTGTAACAATCGAGATACATGAGACTTTTCCAAAACAGACCTGCCGCAACCGGTACAGAATTGCTACCTCAAACGGCCCCCAGATCTTATCGGTTCCCGTAAACAAACCCCTGGGAAATCACTCTCCCACAGCAGCGGTTGAAATCGACAGAAAAAGCAACTGGAACATTATTCATTGGAGGGCACTGGAATCGGCTTACAACAAATCCCCCTTTTTTCTTTATTACCGCGATCAGTTTGAAGCGCTTTTCATGCAACCTCCGGTTCTGCTCACCGATTTTAATTTTCGCCTTCTGGAAACCTGCATCCGCCTGATCAGTACCCCCCGCACATTTAACCTGACGGAAAGATATATCCATGAACCGGAAAACCTGTATGACATGCGCGGGAGAATTATGTCCAAGCGCCCCGGGCCTCACCAGTGGAGTATTACAGAATTTGAGCCGTATATTCAGGTTTTCTCGGAGAAATATGCCTTTATTCCGAACCTCAGCATACTTGACCTGATTTTTAACCTGGGGCCCGAAACTGCAGATTACCTTAAGAAGCACCGGCCCGGAATAGGACATCTGCCCGGATCTTAA
- a CDS encoding HD family phosphohydrolase — protein sequence MNRYIHWLSDHHDIIGKILLFAVVIAALIMIFPREGKFRYEYQRGKPWQHDDLIAPVDFGILKPEEELQSEISAALSDARPYFQRRSNIADRQINGLINDFNKLWESRFGRNTGGDGEQAKHLEAALRIIDTLFTHGIVALSNEIENKPGDYEIFIIDGNIASRVRLSSVFTIKSAGQYIDIALDRAGLAESELVKGALMNALSQNIVFDAANTERAREALTGEVTTTRGMIQAGEKIISRGELVNAEKFQILESLRMDYEGRLDESFEYNNILLGQSLLISLTIIAFILFMISFRKDVFRDNKNLLMILVLILVMVASAARTIKTEYQLLHLLPFCLVPVIIRVFFDTRLAFFIHVVTLILAGFMVPNGFEFIFQQLIAGLIAIISVAELRRRSQFFITALAVFITYAVVYTGMLLIQDGSLRNLQATNFLLYGGSAMLTLFAYPMIFIFEKLFGHVTDVTLMELSDTNSPLLRQLSLHAPGTFQHSMQVANIAEAAAYEIGGNTLLVRAGALYHDIGKMDMPAYFIENQTSGINPHDELSYEESARIIVSHVTKGIDKAKKYKLPEILVDFIRTHHGTRMAEYFYNRQRIDFPEKETREADFRYPGPVPFSKETSILMMADSVEAASRSMVKPDAESIARLVDSIIDKQIEMKQFVNSELTLKDITRIKKILRKKLMSIYHIRIEYPAS from the coding sequence ATGAACAGATATATTCATTGGCTGAGTGATCACCATGACATCATAGGAAAAATCCTGTTGTTTGCGGTGGTCATAGCGGCGCTGATCATGATTTTTCCACGTGAAGGCAAGTTCAGGTATGAATACCAGCGAGGGAAACCATGGCAGCATGATGATCTGATTGCCCCCGTTGATTTCGGTATTCTCAAGCCCGAAGAGGAACTGCAGTCGGAGATAAGTGCAGCGCTGAGCGATGCCCGCCCTTATTTTCAGCGCAGGAGCAACATCGCTGACAGGCAGATAAACGGGCTGATTAATGATTTCAATAAGTTATGGGAATCAAGGTTCGGGCGGAATACAGGGGGAGACGGAGAGCAGGCAAAGCATCTTGAAGCGGCACTGAGGATCATAGATACGCTTTTTACCCATGGTATCGTTGCCCTTTCCAATGAAATTGAGAACAAACCCGGCGATTACGAGATCTTTATCATCGATGGAAATATTGCTTCAAGGGTCAGGCTTTCGTCAGTATTCACCATTAAATCGGCGGGGCAGTATATCGACATAGCCCTGGACAGGGCCGGACTGGCTGAATCAGAACTGGTTAAGGGGGCGCTGATGAATGCCCTCAGTCAGAATATCGTTTTTGATGCAGCCAATACTGAACGCGCCCGGGAAGCGCTGACGGGTGAGGTTACCACCACCAGGGGAATGATACAGGCCGGAGAAAAAATCATTTCGAGGGGGGAACTGGTTAATGCTGAAAAATTCCAGATACTGGAATCCCTCCGGATGGATTATGAAGGCCGGCTCGATGAATCGTTCGAGTACAACAACATCCTGCTCGGGCAGTCCCTGCTGATCAGCCTGACCATCATCGCCTTTATCCTGTTTATGATTTCTTTCCGCAAAGATGTATTCAGGGATAATAAAAACCTGCTGATGATATTGGTGCTGATTCTGGTGATGGTTGCTTCGGCTGCCCGAACCATCAAAACGGAATATCAGCTGCTACATTTACTTCCGTTTTGCCTGGTTCCTGTGATCATCAGGGTGTTTTTTGATACGCGCCTGGCTTTTTTTATTCATGTGGTTACCCTGATCCTTGCCGGTTTTATGGTCCCCAACGGTTTTGAGTTTATATTTCAGCAACTGATTGCCGGACTGATTGCCATCATTAGCGTGGCTGAGCTCAGACGCAGGTCGCAGTTTTTTATAACCGCCCTGGCTGTTTTTATCACTTACGCTGTGGTATATACCGGTATGCTGCTGATTCAGGATGGCAGCCTGAGAAACCTTCAGGCAACCAATTTCCTGCTCTATGGTGGTAGTGCCATGCTTACCCTGTTTGCCTATCCGATGATTTTTATTTTCGAAAAGCTGTTCGGACATGTTACCGATGTTACGCTTATGGAACTCTCCGATACCAACAGCCCTTTGCTTCGTCAGCTTTCACTGCATGCTCCGGGCACTTTTCAGCATTCGATGCAGGTGGCCAACATTGCGGAAGCCGCCGCGTATGAGATAGGAGGTAATACCCTGCTGGTAAGGGCCGGAGCGCTCTATCATGATATCGGCAAAATGGATATGCCTGCCTATTTCATTGAAAACCAAACTTCAGGAATTAATCCTCATGATGAACTCAGTTATGAGGAAAGTGCCAGGATTATTGTCAGCCATGTAACCAAAGGGATTGATAAAGCCAAAAAGTATAAACTTCCTGAAATTCTGGTCGATTTTATCCGTACACACCATGGCACCCGGATGGCTGAATATTTCTATAACCGCCAGCGGATTGACTTCCCTGAGAAAGAAACCAGGGAAGCCGATTTCCGCTATCCGGGACCGGTGCCATTCTCTAAAGAAACCTCCATCCTGATGATGGCCGATTCGGTTGAGGCTGCTTCCAGAAGTATGGTAAAGCCCGATGCTGAATCCATTGCCAGACTGGTCGACTCAATCATCGACAAACAGATTGAAATGAAACAGTTTGTAAATTCAGAACTCACCCTTAAGGACATAACCCGGATCAAAAAAATACTCAGGAAAAAATTAATGAGCATCTACCATATAAGAATTGAATATCCTGCTTCGTAG
- a CDS encoding C40 family peptidase, producing the protein MTGGICYLSLVAVRSAPSDTSGMVNQLLFGDLVDTGERHEGWVRVTSRHDAYEGWCDEKQITVLSTETMEVLGHSSRKVVTGTTATLTSPGLPSLTVVQGSLLFQLSNGRIAGPGGEYFLSEGDSINPVLQQPDEIVETAASYLKAPYLWGGRSPFGIDCSGLTQIVFKQKGIKIKRDAWQQASQGQLVNLIEEAIPGDVAFFDNEEDKIVHTGILTGRGTIIHASGEVRIDQVDHHGIFNKSKGKYTHKLRLIRRFTGMSQTA; encoded by the coding sequence ATGACAGGTGGTATTTGTTACCTTTCGCTTGTAGCCGTAAGATCAGCACCTTCCGATACATCCGGAATGGTTAACCAGCTGTTGTTCGGCGACCTGGTTGATACCGGTGAGCGTCATGAAGGCTGGGTCAGGGTCACTTCACGACATGACGCTTATGAGGGCTGGTGTGATGAAAAACAAATTACCGTGTTAAGTACCGAGACCATGGAAGTTCTGGGGCACAGCAGCAGAAAAGTTGTTACAGGCACTACCGCTACCCTTACCTCTCCCGGTCTGCCCTCCCTCACTGTTGTGCAGGGAAGCCTGCTTTTCCAGCTTTCAAACGGGAGGATTGCCGGGCCCGGAGGAGAATACTTCCTGTCGGAAGGCGATAGTATAAACCCTGTTCTCCAACAACCCGATGAGATTGTTGAAACAGCGGCTTCTTATCTGAAAGCGCCCTATTTATGGGGCGGGCGTTCGCCTTTCGGCATCGATTGTTCAGGACTGACCCAGATTGTGTTCAAACAAAAAGGGATTAAAATAAAAAGGGATGCCTGGCAACAGGCATCTCAGGGTCAACTGGTTAACCTGATCGAAGAAGCGATACCCGGAGATGTCGCCTTTTTTGATAATGAAGAGGATAAAATTGTCCATACGGGCATACTCACAGGCCGGGGAACCATTATCCATGCTTCAGGAGAGGTCCGGATTGACCAGGTTGACCACCACGGAATTTTCAATAAATCAAAAGGTAAATACACGCACAAACTCAGGCTGATCCGGCGTTTCACCGGGATGAGCCAGACAGCATAA
- a CDS encoding carboxypeptidase-like regulatory domain-containing protein, translated as MRKTDKFLRRLRITFLMFSAILLSGTIALGQVTTSSMSGKVSSSSGETLPGATVIATHTPSGTNYGTISNAEGRFNLNGMRVGGPYTVEVTFIGYGAFTQSNITLSLGENSLVSTKF; from the coding sequence ATGAGAAAAACAGACAAATTTTTGCGTAGACTCAGGATTACCTTCCTGATGTTTTCTGCAATCCTGTTGAGCGGCACCATTGCACTGGGGCAGGTGACTACATCAAGTATGAGTGGCAAGGTTTCAAGTTCATCAGGCGAGACTCTGCCGGGTGCAACGGTAATTGCAACACACACACCTTCCGGAACAAATTATGGTACTATATCCAACGCGGAGGGCCGGTTCAACCTGAACGGTATGCGTGTTGGCGGACCATATACTGTGGAAGTTACTTTCATTGGATATGGGGCATTCACGCAAAGCAACATTACGTTGAGTTTAGGTGAAAACTCATTAGTGTCCACTAAATTTTAA
- a CDS encoding IS4 family transposase, giving the protein MNQGKYVFAQIVELLPYKVFDKYVSKYHGNKHVRHFSCWNQLLCMVFGQLTNRDSLRDLIVAINAHGGKSYHLGFGKSVTRSNLAKANEKRDYRIFEEFAYHLVAIARKQRQNHDFKIKGQVYAFDSTTIDLCLNVFWWAKFRKRKGGIKLNTLFDVTTQIPAFVHVSVAGAHDVNAMDMLVYEPEAYYIFDRGYVDFERLYRITRHSAYFVVRAKTNLCFKRLYSLKSNKETGVKSDQIGKLTGFYVSKDYPEKLRRVKFYDKESDRTFVFLSNNFELSAEEIAFLYKNRWQIELFFKWIKQHLKIKAFWGITENAVRIQVYSAIISYCLVSIVGSSLKIERSTYEILQVLGISLLDKTPVNELFKNVNYQDVKEPFYNQLSLRLI; this is encoded by the coding sequence ATGAATCAAGGGAAATATGTTTTTGCTCAAATTGTAGAATTATTGCCGTACAAAGTGTTTGACAAGTATGTTAGCAAGTATCACGGCAACAAGCATGTACGGCATTTTAGTTGCTGGAACCAGTTGCTTTGTATGGTATTCGGCCAACTTACCAACCGGGATAGTTTGAGAGACTTGATTGTTGCAATCAATGCACATGGAGGCAAATCATATCACTTAGGTTTTGGGAAAAGTGTAACCCGGAGCAATCTGGCAAAAGCCAATGAAAAAAGGGATTACCGGATCTTTGAAGAATTTGCCTACCATCTGGTTGCCATAGCCCGTAAACAAAGACAAAATCATGACTTTAAGATTAAGGGACAGGTTTATGCTTTTGACTCTACCACCATTGACTTGTGTTTGAATGTCTTCTGGTGGGCTAAATTCCGCAAGCGAAAAGGAGGAATCAAACTGAATACACTGTTTGATGTCACAACCCAGATACCAGCATTTGTGCATGTCTCTGTGGCCGGGGCTCATGATGTAAACGCAATGGATATGCTTGTTTATGAGCCTGAAGCCTATTATATCTTTGATCGGGGCTATGTTGATTTTGAAAGACTCTACCGAATTACCCGGCATTCTGCATATTTTGTTGTCAGAGCAAAAACGAACCTTTGCTTTAAGCGTTTGTATTCGTTAAAAAGCAACAAAGAAACTGGGGTAAAAAGCGATCAAATCGGCAAGCTTACCGGCTTTTATGTATCCAAAGACTATCCTGAAAAACTCCGCAGGGTCAAGTTCTACGACAAAGAATCAGACAGGACTTTTGTTTTTCTTTCAAACAACTTTGAACTATCAGCCGAGGAGATTGCTTTCCTATACAAAAACCGATGGCAGATTGAGTTATTCTTCAAGTGGATCAAACAACATCTGAAGATCAAAGCATTCTGGGGTATAACAGAAAACGCTGTGCGTATTCAAGTATATTCGGCCATCATTTCATATTGTCTGGTCTCCATTGTTGGTTCCAGCTTGAAAATTGAACGGTCAACCTACGAAATTCTACAGGTATTGGGCATATCGTTACTAGACAAAACTCCTGTTAATGAGCTATTTAAAAACGTGAACTACCAAGATGTCAAAGAACCATTTTATAACCAACTGTCCCTCAGGCTAATTTAA
- a CDS encoding TonB-dependent receptor plug domain-containing protein → MNVVLSEEATSLDEVVVTATRTKFSNEKTGAVTNITNSDIENLPTVSRSITDITRLSPYGGNGMSFAGTDGRTANFTVDGANFNNNFGLSSALPGGGSPISIEAIEELQVVIAPYDVRQTNFIGGGVNAITKSGTNTFRGSAYTFHRNENLRGDAVDGQQISGARDKDRNTNYGLTLGGPIIKNKLFFFVNAEMAKTPTIANRWRASTNGIADPNNFISRTTVSDLQTVSDFVRNQYGYETGSYTNFPADESNTKLLARIDWNITNKHRLALRYNYTKNTSWISPNATSMDGGTRVSEARMSQASMSFANSMYSMDNLVHSFSFDLNSRLSDNLSNQFLATFSKLDDVRGSTSAEFPFIDILKDGQAYMSLGYELFTWNNGVHNNVLNIKDELTFYYGKHKIVGGMAFEYKMADNAYMRNGTGYYRYLSLDDFLNGAAPEIVNLTYGYDGERNPAARIRTNKIGIYGQDDWSVRDNFKLSYGLRIDGLFFNNNDLITNNAIYEIDYSGRNIDTGEWPDANIIFSPRVGFVWDTYGDKSLKVRGGTGLFSGNLPLVFFTNMPTNGGMVQYQAQINAANAAKMGFTMDEFAGGLVTDANGNANIAALYDKLISLGYPSTISPEDGTVPSAIAAVDPKFKMPQVWKTSLAVDYALPISFPFSVTVEGIFNKTINGVSISDWSIPTVGGFARFNGVDNRPIYPDGYRTGTKAFVLENTNRGYGWSGNIMINAQPADWISMMASYTRTTTKDVTGMPGSNAESAFTYVPTVEGPNNINLHNSQYTTPDRLVAFLTAHDKSGNHYSFIYEAWRGGANYSYMMVNDINSDGYNYDAIYVPTDDEVANNEFRFVSEDDKTRFMDYVHANDYLKNQQGMYAEAYSVYSPWVHRIDFSYKHDFAIKTNNTEHKLQLSFDIKNVMNLFNSNWGVAKYLNPEIGSEARILRYEGVDAEGFATFSTPSSINGNTETFTKSYSLGQCWYALIGVKYLFN, encoded by the coding sequence ATGAATGTTGTACTCTCAGAAGAAGCAACATCTTTAGATGAAGTTGTTGTTACGGCAACCAGAACAAAATTCTCTAATGAGAAAACCGGGGCAGTGACCAATATCACAAACAGCGATATAGAAAATTTGCCTACAGTGAGTCGCAGCATTACAGACATTACCCGCCTTTCACCCTATGGTGGCAATGGGATGAGTTTTGCCGGCACTGATGGTCGTACGGCTAACTTTACCGTGGATGGTGCTAATTTCAACAATAACTTCGGTTTAAGTTCCGCTCTTCCCGGTGGAGGTAGTCCAATCTCTATTGAAGCTATCGAAGAATTACAGGTAGTAATCGCTCCATATGATGTTCGCCAAACTAACTTTATTGGTGGCGGTGTAAATGCTATTACAAAATCCGGTACAAATACCTTCAGAGGAAGTGCCTATACTTTTCACAGGAACGAAAACCTGCGCGGAGATGCTGTTGATGGTCAACAAATATCAGGTGCGCGTGATAAAGACCGCAATACAAACTATGGTTTAACTTTAGGTGGTCCGATTATCAAAAACAAATTGTTCTTCTTCGTAAACGCTGAAATGGCAAAAACTCCAACAATTGCCAATCGTTGGCGGGCTTCAACTAACGGCATTGCTGATCCAAACAATTTCATCTCTCGCACAACAGTAAGCGATCTTCAGACAGTTTCTGATTTTGTAAGAAATCAATATGGTTATGAAACGGGATCTTACACAAATTTCCCTGCAGATGAAAGCAACACCAAACTGCTTGCCCGAATAGATTGGAATATCACCAACAAACATCGTTTGGCATTACGCTATAACTACACCAAAAACACTTCATGGATATCTCCTAATGCAACTTCTATGGACGGGGGTACCCGTGTGTCTGAGGCAAGGATGTCACAAGCCTCAATGTCGTTTGCAAACTCGATGTATTCGATGGACAACCTGGTTCATTCATTCTCTTTTGACTTAAACAGCCGCTTGTCTGATAATTTATCCAATCAATTTTTGGCAACATTCTCAAAACTTGACGATGTCCGCGGATCGACTTCTGCCGAATTTCCTTTCATTGACATTTTGAAAGACGGACAAGCCTATATGTCTTTGGGATATGAACTATTTACATGGAACAATGGCGTTCACAACAACGTATTGAATATCAAGGACGAGCTCACATTCTATTATGGCAAGCATAAAATTGTAGGTGGAATGGCTTTCGAATATAAGATGGCAGATAATGCTTATATGCGTAACGGTACAGGATACTATCGCTACTTAAGTCTTGATGACTTCTTAAACGGAGCAGCACCTGAAATTGTAAACTTAACTTATGGTTATGACGGAGAGAGAAATCCTGCAGCTCGTATAAGAACAAACAAAATTGGAATTTACGGGCAAGATGATTGGAGCGTTAGGGATAACTTCAAACTTTCTTACGGACTTCGTATAGATGGACTTTTCTTCAATAATAATGACCTGATTACAAACAATGCAATCTATGAAATTGATTATTCCGGTCGCAATATCGACACAGGAGAATGGCCTGATGCAAATATCATCTTCTCTCCCCGCGTCGGTTTTGTGTGGGATACATATGGCGATAAGAGCTTGAAAGTTCGTGGAGGTACCGGTCTTTTCTCGGGTAACTTACCCCTTGTATTCTTCACCAATATGCCTACCAACGGTGGAATGGTACAGTATCAGGCTCAGATAAATGCAGCGAACGCAGCAAAAATGGGTTTCACAATGGATGAATTTGCCGGCGGTCTTGTAACTGACGCTAACGGAAATGCAAATATTGCTGCACTTTATGACAAGCTCATATCATTGGGATATCCTTCAACTATTTCTCCCGAGGATGGAACAGTTCCGTCTGCTATTGCGGCTGTAGATCCAAAATTCAAAATGCCGCAAGTATGGAAAACATCACTTGCTGTTGACTACGCACTCCCGATATCTTTCCCATTCTCCGTAACGGTGGAAGGTATCTTCAATAAAACGATCAACGGTGTTTCTATTTCTGACTGGAGTATTCCAACTGTAGGTGGCTTTGCCCGTTTCAACGGTGTTGACAATCGCCCTATTTATCCTGACGGTTATCGTACAGGCACAAAGGCATTCGTATTGGAAAACACAAACCGTGGTTATGGCTGGTCAGGCAACATCATGATTAATGCTCAACCCGCGGATTGGATCAGCATGATGGCATCCTATACGCGCACTACTACCAAAGATGTTACAGGTATGCCGGGATCAAATGCAGAATCAGCATTTACATACGTTCCAACAGTAGAAGGTCCTAACAACATTAACTTGCACAATTCTCAGTACACCACACCCGATCGCCTTGTGGCATTTCTTACTGCCCACGACAAGAGCGGTAACCACTATAGCTTTATCTATGAAGCATGGCGCGGGGGAGCTAACTACTCATATATGATGGTTAATGACATCAATAGCGACGGCTACAACTACGATGCAATCTACGTTCCAACTGATGATGAAGTTGCCAACAACGAATTCCGCTTTGTTTCGGAAGACGACAAAACCCGCTTTATGGACTATGTGCATGCCAATGACTATCTGAAAAACCAACAAGGCATGTATGCAGAAGCTTATAGCGTTTACTCTCCCTGGGTACATCGCATTGACTTCAGCTACAAACATGATTTTGCTATTAAAACAAACAATACTGAGCACAAACTGCAACTTAGTTTTGATATCAAAAACGTGATGAACCTCTTCAACTCCAATTGGGGTGTAGCTAAATATCTGAATCCGGAAATTGGTTCCGAAGCCCGTATCCTTAGATACGAAGGCGTTGACGCTGAGGGCTTTGCTACATTCTCCACACCCTCTTCAATCAATGGTAATACCGAAACATTCACCAAAAGTTACTCATTGGGTCAATGCTGGTACGCATTAATCGGTGTCAAGTATCTTTTTAACTAA